In Thalassotalea fonticola, a single genomic region encodes these proteins:
- the lpxA gene encoding acyl-ACP--UDP-N-acetylglucosamine O-acyltransferase, translated as MIHPQAIIEPGAKLGKNVQVGPWTYIGNDVEIGDDCIIHSHVVIKGTSKIGSGNHIFQYSSIGEDCQDKKYAGEATRLEIGNNNVFRENCTIHRGTIQDESVTIIGDDNLFMAGAHVAHDCVIGSHGIFANQVCLAGHCHVGDWVIFGGMSGAHQFSHVGSHCFVGGGGIVIKDIPPYVMVAGHPASVFGLNSEGLKRRGFDKDVILQVKRAYKEVYRKNKTIKEATEALAESVSNCQEVKDFVDFINNSSRGIIR; from the coding sequence GTGATCCATCCTCAAGCGATAATTGAACCCGGTGCCAAATTAGGCAAAAATGTCCAAGTAGGTCCGTGGACCTATATCGGTAACGATGTAGAAATTGGTGATGATTGTATTATCCATTCCCATGTAGTGATAAAAGGCACTAGTAAAATAGGGTCTGGTAATCATATCTTTCAGTATTCATCTATAGGGGAAGATTGCCAAGACAAGAAATATGCTGGTGAAGCCACTCGTTTAGAGATTGGCAACAATAACGTTTTTCGTGAAAATTGCACGATTCATCGCGGTACAATACAAGATGAATCAGTAACTATTATTGGCGATGATAATCTGTTTATGGCTGGCGCACATGTTGCCCATGACTGCGTTATTGGCAGCCACGGTATATTCGCTAACCAAGTATGTTTAGCCGGTCATTGTCATGTTGGCGATTGGGTTATTTTTGGTGGTATGTCTGGTGCGCATCAATTTAGCCATGTTGGCTCTCACTGTTTCGTAGGTGGTGGAGGTATTGTAATTAAAGATATTCCTCCATATGTGATGGTTGCGGGCCACCCTGCATCAGTCTTTGGTTTAAACAGCGAAGGTTTAAAGCGTCGAGGTTTTGATAAAGATGTTATTTTGCAAGTGAAAAGAGCTTATAAAGAAGTATATCGCAAGAATAAAACTATTAAGGAAGCAACCGAGGCCTTGGCCGAGTCGGTTAGCAATTGCCAAGAAGTTAAAGACTTTGTCGATTTTATCAACAACTCTAGCCGTGGCATTATTCGCTAG
- the fabZ gene encoding 3-hydroxyacyl-ACP dehydratase FabZ: MDNTKNVITVEEIQTLIPHRYPFLLIDRVLDFVPSKSIHAIKNVSVNEPVFQGHFPDFKIFPGVMILEAMAQAGGVLGFKSVEGKDGEMFLYASVDNARFKSPVTPGDTMHIHVELVKERRGMWKFAARAEVDGKVVCTADLMCARKGV, from the coding sequence TTGGACAACACTAAGAACGTAATCACTGTTGAAGAAATTCAAACATTAATCCCACATCGTTATCCATTTTTATTAATTGATCGCGTACTTGATTTTGTACCCAGTAAATCTATCCATGCGATAAAAAATGTATCAGTTAACGAACCTGTATTTCAAGGCCATTTTCCGGACTTTAAAATTTTCCCTGGAGTTATGATCCTAGAGGCTATGGCACAAGCAGGTGGAGTCTTAGGGTTTAAGTCCGTTGAAGGTAAAGATGGCGAAATGTTTTTATACGCTTCTGTAGATAATGCCAGATTTAAAAGCCCTGTAACGCCAGGCGATACTATGCACATACATGTTGAGCTTGTTAAGGAGCGTCGTGGTATGTGGAAGTTTGCGGCACGTGCAGAAGTCGACGGCAAAGTTGTTTGTACAGCCGATTTAATGTGTGCGAGAAAAGGTGTATAA
- the lpxD gene encoding UDP-3-O-(3-hydroxymyristoyl)glucosamine N-acyltransferase: MITLGELAEKLGGVVKGDDNCQISSLSTLTDAESGQIAFLANAKYRPYLETTKASAVIVSEANAKYCQTNALVLANPYLGFALVAQLLDTTPKAANDIAASAVISADATVGEGVCIGANAVIESGVTLGDNVIIGANCFVGKDAIIKNGSQLWSNVSIYHRVEIGRDCLIQANTVIGSDGFGYANDQGNWVKIPQLGAVIIGDNVEIGACTTIDRGALENTIIESNVIIDNQVQIAHNVKLGAGTAIAGCTVIAGSTTIGQNCTIAGLVAINGHISVADGSVLTGMTMVTKSIKEAGIYSSGMPSLPNKEWRKNASRYKHLDDMYKKMAELEKAITDLKNK; this comes from the coding sequence ATGATCACATTAGGTGAGTTGGCTGAAAAATTAGGTGGTGTGGTAAAAGGTGATGACAATTGTCAAATTTCATCTCTATCTACATTGACTGATGCAGAAAGTGGGCAAATAGCATTTTTAGCGAATGCAAAATATCGTCCATATCTAGAAACAACGAAAGCAAGTGCTGTAATTGTTTCTGAGGCTAATGCTAAATATTGCCAAACCAATGCGCTAGTTCTTGCTAACCCTTACTTGGGCTTTGCTTTGGTTGCGCAGTTACTTGATACCACGCCAAAAGCGGCAAACGATATTGCTGCAAGTGCGGTGATCTCAGCTGATGCAACTGTAGGCGAAGGTGTTTGTATCGGCGCCAATGCGGTTATTGAAAGCGGCGTAACTCTAGGTGATAACGTTATAATTGGCGCCAATTGTTTTGTTGGTAAAGATGCAATTATAAAAAATGGCAGTCAACTATGGTCAAATGTCAGTATTTATCATCGTGTTGAAATTGGTCGAGACTGTTTAATTCAGGCGAATACCGTAATAGGTAGTGATGGTTTTGGTTATGCAAATGATCAAGGCAACTGGGTTAAAATTCCTCAACTAGGCGCTGTTATTATCGGCGATAATGTAGAAATTGGTGCATGTACTACAATTGATCGTGGCGCTTTGGAAAATACCATTATTGAGTCAAATGTTATTATTGATAACCAAGTGCAAATAGCCCATAACGTCAAGTTAGGCGCAGGGACAGCAATAGCTGGTTGTACCGTTATTGCTGGTAGTACAACAATTGGCCAAAACTGTACCATTGCTGGTTTAGTTGCTATTAACGGTCATATCAGTGTTGCCGATGGTAGTGTGTTAACCGGTATGACTATGGTAACTAAGTCGATTAAAGAAGCTGGTATATACTCTTCCGGTATGCCATCTTTGCCAAATAAAGAATGGCGGAAAAATGCATCTAGATATAAGCATTTAGATGACATGTATAAAAAAATGGCAGAACTTGAAAAAGCCATTACAGATCTAAAAAATAAATAA
- a CDS encoding OmpH family outer membrane protein has translation MKTLIKSVAFTAAAASMLFAGTSLAADQKIATVNVQQVIGQLPQMAAVQQTITAEFKEQIDALKKMEGDIKYKIEKRQRDEAILSKKEIEALEAEITTLRQDYAGKAQPLQQALKRREQEEQQKILLLVKDAVDSVAEKEGYDLVIQQSAVAFSKPDYDISTKVAEQASKTK, from the coding sequence TTGAAAACATTAATTAAATCAGTTGCTTTTACAGCTGCAGCAGCGAGCATGTTATTTGCAGGTACTTCATTAGCGGCGGATCAAAAAATTGCCACAGTAAACGTACAACAGGTTATCGGTCAATTACCGCAAATGGCAGCTGTTCAGCAAACAATCACTGCTGAATTTAAAGAGCAAATTGATGCCCTTAAAAAAATGGAAGGCGACATCAAGTATAAAATTGAAAAGCGTCAACGTGATGAAGCAATTTTAAGTAAAAAAGAAATTGAAGCTTTAGAAGCTGAAATCACTACTTTACGCCAAGACTATGCTGGTAAAGCCCAACCTTTACAACAAGCTCTAAAACGTCGTGAACAAGAAGAGCAACAAAAAATCTTACTTTTAGTTAAAGATGCAGTAGATTCTGTTGCTGAGAAAGAAGGTTATGATCTTGTTATTCAACAATCTGCAGTAGCATTTTCTAAGCCAGATTATGATATTTCAACTAAAGTTGCAGAACAAGCATCAAAAACTAAGTAA